A part of Aegilops tauschii subsp. strangulata cultivar AL8/78 chromosome 2, Aet v6.0, whole genome shotgun sequence genomic DNA contains:
- the LOC109750733 gene encoding protein disulfide isomerase-like 1-2, which yields MDVPLALPFATLVVVLLLSSGPIAAEVDATAVLGEAVLTLDAGNFSEVVAKHEFIVVEFYAPWCGHCKELAPEYEKAASMLRKRDPPVVLAKVDAYDESNKELKDKYKVHGYPAIKIIRKGGSDVSAYGGPRDAEGIVEYLTRQVGPASLEIRSAVDASRSIGDKGVVLVGVFPEFAGIQYENFMAVANKMRTDYDFFHTSDASILPRGDLTVKGPLLRLFKPFDELFVDSQDFDDDAIKKFIEVSGFPTVVTFDADPTNHKFIERYYSTPSAKAMLFLRFSDDRVETFKSQMHEAARQLSGNNISFLIGDVSTADRAFEYFGLKESDVPLLLVLASTGKYLNPTMEPDQLIPWMKQYIYGNLTPYVKSEPIPKVNDQPVKVVVADNIDEIVFNSGKNVLLEFYAPWCGHCRKLAPILEEVAVSLQDDEDVVIAKMDGTANDIPTDFAVEGYPALYFYSSSGGDLLTYDGQRTAKELISFIKKNRGAKAAAVEVTQTDAVEEEVTSSTPSGSIQDEL from the exons ATGGACGTTCCCCTGGCACTCCCTTTTGCCACCCTCGTCGTGGTCCTTCTGCTCTCTTCCGGCCCCATCGCGGCCGAGGTGGATGCCACAGCTGTGCTTGGAGAGGCGGTCCTGACACTTGACGCAGGCAACTTCTCGGAGGTGGTGGCCAAGCACGAGTTCATAGTCGTCGAGTTCTACGCGCCATG GTGTGGCCACTGCAAGGAGCTCGCTCCAGAG TACGAGAAGGCAGCCTCCATGCTGAGGAAGCGCGACCCTCCAGTGGTGCTCGCGAAGGTGGATGCGTACGACGAGAGCAACAAGGAGCTCAAGGACAAGTACAAGGTACATGGGTATCCGGCCATCAAGATCATCAGGAAAGGAGGGAGCGACGTGAGCGCCTATGGTGGCCCGAGGGACGCGGAGGGTATCGTGGAGTACCTCACGAGGCAGGTCGGCCCGGCATCTCTCGAGATCAGGTCTGCAGTGGATGCCTCACGCTCCATCGGCGACAAAGGGGTGGTTCTT GTGGGTGTATTTCCTGAGTTTGCTGGTATTCAGTATGAGAATTTTATGGCCGTGGCAAACAAGATGCGAACAGACTATGATTTCTTTCACACATCGGATGCGAGCATTCTGCCACGTGGTGATCTGACCGTCAAGGGCCCCCTTCTTCGACTCTTTAAGCCATTCGATGAGCTGTTTGTCGATTCACAA GATTTTGATGACGATGCAATCAAGAAGTTTATTGAGGTGTCTGGTTTCCCTACTGTAGTTACTTTCGACGCAGACCCGACCAACCATAAGTTTATTGAAAGATACTACAGCACGCCTAGTGCCAAA GCAATGCTTTTCTTGCGCTTCAGTGACGACAGAGTTGAGACCTTCAAGAGCCAGATGCATGAAGCAGCCAGGCAGCTCAGCGGTAATAACATCAGTTTTCTAATTGGTGATGTTTCAACCGCAGACCGTGCCTTCGAG TATTTCGGGCTCAAAGAAAGTGATGTTCCCCTCCTCCTCGTGCTAGCATCTACTGGAAAATATCTCAATCCAACCATGGAGCCTGACCAGCTCATACCCTGGATGAAGCAGTATATA TATGGCAACTTAACACCTTATGTTAAGTCAGAGCCAATTCCTAAGGTGAATGATCAACCTGTTAAAGTTGTCGTGGCTGACAATATTGATGAAATTGTTTTTAACTCTGGCAAAAATG TTCTACTTGAGTTCTATGCACCTTGGTGCGGTCATTGCCGGAAGTTGGCCCCGATTCTGGAGGAAGTTGCGGTCTCGTTGCAAGACGATGAAGATGTAGTCATAGCGAAGATG GATGGTACTGCGAACGATATCCCGACAGACTTCGCGGTCGAGGGATACCCAGCGCTGTACTTCTATTCTTCTAGTGGAGGGGATCTCTTGACGTATGACGGGCAGAGGACGGCCAAGGAGCTCATCAGTTTTATCAAGAAAAACAGGGGGGCCAAAGCTGCTGCAGTAGAAGTAACCCAGACGGATGCTGTAGAAGAGGAGGTAACATCATCGACTCCATCGGGGTCCATTCAAGACGAACTTTAA